Proteins encoded in a region of the Vibrio ponticus genome:
- a CDS encoding ammonium transporter — MELSLTVSELRYALDTFFFLISGALVMWMAAGFAMLEAGLVRSKNTTEILTKNVCLYAIACTMYLIVGYNIMYVDNGEGGWLPSFGALIGTQGEGADHSLESDFFFQVVFVATAMSVVSGAVAERMKLWSFLIFSAVLTAFIYPMEGYWTWGGGFLSEAGFSDFAGSGIVHMAGAAAALAGVLLLGARKGKYGKNGEIYPIPGSNMPLATLGTFILWFGWFGFNGGSQLMVSDFENATAVGQIFLNTNAAAAAGAIAALLVCKTTWGKADLTMILNGALAGLVAITADPLSPSPVYALSIGAVSGALVVFSIVALDKLKIDDPVGAISVHGVCGFFGLMVVPLSNGDATFGAQLLGAAVIFAWVFGASLVVWGVLKATIGIRVSEEEELEGMDMHDCGVGAYPEFVSVK, encoded by the coding sequence ATGGAATTATCATTAACTGTAAGCGAACTACGTTACGCCCTCGACACCTTTTTCTTTCTCATTTCTGGCGCGCTTGTTATGTGGATGGCAGCAGGTTTTGCCATGCTAGAGGCAGGATTGGTTCGCTCCAAAAATACCACTGAAATCCTCACTAAGAACGTCTGTTTGTATGCGATTGCTTGTACCATGTACCTGATTGTCGGCTACAACATCATGTATGTTGATAATGGCGAAGGGGGTTGGTTACCTTCATTTGGTGCACTGATTGGCACGCAAGGCGAAGGCGCTGATCACTCACTGGAATCTGATTTCTTCTTCCAAGTTGTGTTTGTTGCAACGGCGATGTCCGTGGTTTCTGGTGCGGTCGCTGAGCGCATGAAACTTTGGTCATTCCTTATCTTCTCAGCAGTACTAACCGCATTTATTTATCCAATGGAAGGTTACTGGACATGGGGTGGCGGTTTCTTATCAGAAGCAGGCTTTAGTGACTTTGCCGGTTCAGGCATAGTCCACATGGCGGGGGCAGCCGCTGCTCTAGCAGGTGTTTTGCTACTTGGTGCGCGTAAAGGCAAATACGGTAAGAACGGTGAAATCTACCCAATTCCTGGTTCAAACATGCCGCTTGCAACACTAGGTACCTTTATTTTGTGGTTTGGTTGGTTCGGCTTTAACGGCGGCTCTCAGTTGATGGTTTCTGATTTTGAGAACGCGACTGCCGTCGGTCAAATCTTCTTGAACACTAACGCAGCCGCAGCAGCTGGTGCCATTGCTGCGCTATTGGTTTGTAAAACTACTTGGGGTAAGGCTGACCTTACTATGATCCTAAACGGTGCATTGGCAGGTCTGGTTGCGATTACCGCAGACCCTCTCTCTCCTTCACCTGTCTACGCATTGTCGATTGGGGCTGTATCTGGTGCGCTAGTGGTGTTTAGTATCGTTGCGCTAGATAAGTTGAAAATCGATGATCCGGTTGGTGCTATCTCGGTTCACGGTGTGTGTGGTTTCTTTGGTCTAATGGTCGTGCCACTGAGTAATGGCGATGCAACCTTTGGTGCTCAACTTCTTGGTGCTGCGGTTATCTTTGCTTGGGTATTTGGTGCAAGCCTAGTGGTGTGGGGCGTACTAAAAGCAACCATCGGTATTCGTGTATCTGAGGAAGAAGAACTGGAAGGTATGGATATGCATGACTGTGGTGTTGGTGCTTACCCAGAGTTTGTTTCCGTGAAATAA
- a CDS encoding ABC transporter permease: protein MKEKNSIWKASSGSLALLLVLPIFAIFFTAIGETDQLFSHLMSTVLPTYTFNTVALAAGVMLLSLVFGIPSAWLMAMCRLPSERILQWALVLPLAMPAYIVGYIFTDWFDFAGPIQIALRDLMGWQAGDYWFPDIRTLGGAIVVLALVLYPYVYLLCRAAFMEQNVSLLQSARLLKCSPWESFYRISLPLVRPAIAVGLSLVAMETIGDFGTVSYFAVNTLTTAVYDTWLGYSSLTAAAKISAIMLVFVILLLSTERYSRRKQKLFQNQFSSREDFRYELTGWKKWFALVWCWGLVSVAFIFPLGQLLIYAYKYFAQSWTAEFQQYAINSLYVSLSAAVIAVLIALVVNFYQRLSAKRTAVAFMRFSSLGYAVPGTVLAIGVMVPVLFMDHLVNDIAKAMEWGRPGLIFSGSMFAIIFALVVRFSAVAIGSIESSLSKVSPSLDMASRTMGCNSNQMLRRVHLPLIRRGALIAGLLVFIESMKELNASLLLRPFNFETLATYVYNFASDEHLELAAMPAVLLVLVGLVPLVLVNRSLEQVH from the coding sequence ATGAAAGAAAAAAACTCTATTTGGAAAGCCAGTAGTGGGTCTTTAGCCCTGCTACTGGTTTTGCCTATTTTTGCGATATTTTTTACAGCTATCGGTGAAACCGATCAGCTGTTTTCTCATTTAATGTCAACCGTTCTGCCGACTTACACCTTTAATACGGTGGCACTTGCGGCGGGCGTAATGTTGCTGTCTCTAGTCTTTGGCATTCCTTCAGCTTGGCTGATGGCAATGTGCCGTTTGCCAAGTGAGCGTATTTTGCAATGGGCTCTGGTCTTGCCGCTCGCCATGCCTGCTTATATTGTCGGTTATATCTTCACCGATTGGTTTGACTTTGCCGGTCCAATCCAGATTGCTTTACGTGATTTAATGGGGTGGCAAGCGGGTGACTACTGGTTCCCTGACATTCGAACGTTAGGCGGCGCGATCGTTGTTTTGGCGCTGGTGCTGTACCCTTACGTATATCTTTTATGCCGCGCTGCCTTTATGGAGCAAAACGTCTCTTTGCTGCAATCTGCCCGCCTGTTGAAGTGTTCCCCGTGGGAAAGTTTTTATCGTATTTCTCTACCGTTAGTGCGCCCTGCCATTGCAGTCGGCTTGTCATTGGTGGCGATGGAAACCATCGGAGACTTTGGCACTGTGAGCTACTTTGCCGTCAATACGTTAACTACTGCGGTTTACGATACTTGGCTTGGCTATTCGAGTTTGACTGCAGCAGCGAAAATCTCTGCCATCATGCTGGTCTTTGTGATCTTATTGCTCTCAACCGAACGCTATAGCCGCCGTAAGCAGAAATTATTTCAAAACCAGTTTAGTAGCCGTGAAGACTTTCGTTATGAGTTAACGGGATGGAAAAAATGGTTCGCACTAGTATGGTGCTGGGGTTTGGTCTCGGTTGCCTTTATCTTTCCGCTGGGGCAATTGCTTATCTACGCCTATAAGTACTTCGCGCAGAGTTGGACAGCGGAGTTCCAGCAATACGCTATCAATAGCTTGTATGTGTCATTAAGCGCCGCCGTGATTGCGGTATTGATTGCCTTGGTGGTGAATTTCTATCAACGCCTCTCTGCTAAGCGTACCGCGGTTGCCTTTATGCGTTTTTCATCGCTTGGTTATGCTGTACCAGGCACCGTTTTGGCGATTGGTGTGATGGTGCCTGTGCTGTTTATGGATCATTTGGTCAATGATATTGCCAAAGCAATGGAGTGGGGACGTCCAGGGCTGATTTTCTCAGGCTCGATGTTTGCGATTATTTTTGCTCTCGTGGTGCGCTTTTCTGCAGTTGCGATTGGCAGTATCGAAAGTAGTCTGAGTAAAGTTTCGCCATCGCTGGATATGGCGTCACGTACGATGGGGTGCAACTCCAATCAAATGTTGCGCCGAGTGCATCTACCTCTGATCCGTCGTGGTGCACTGATCGCGGGTCTATTGGTCTTTATTGAGTCTATGAAGGAGCTCAACGCTTCTTTGTTGCTGCGTCCATTTAACTTTGAGACACTGGCGACTTACGTTTATAACTTTGCTTCTGATGAGCACCTTGAGCTTGCAGCAATGCCTGCTGTTTTACTGGTCCTAGTTGGATTGGTGCCTTTGGTGTTGGTCAACCGTTCTTTAGAGCAGGTACATTGA
- a CDS encoding DJ-1/PfpI family protein, translating to MAKVLIIAGDFVEDYELMVPFQALSMLGHQVSVVCPDKQKGEHIKTAIHDFEGDQTYTEKVGHNFTLNESFETVHSTHYDALLIPGGRAPEYLRLNAQVISLVQAFYHDAKPIAAICHGAQLLTAAKVIEGENISAYPACAPEVVLAGANYVDLAMDQAITSGQFVTAPAWPAHPAWLSQFNQQLTQ from the coding sequence ATGGCAAAAGTACTAATCATCGCTGGCGATTTTGTTGAAGACTACGAACTGATGGTGCCATTCCAAGCGCTCTCAATGCTTGGGCATCAAGTTAGCGTTGTCTGTCCTGATAAGCAGAAAGGTGAACACATTAAAACCGCTATCCATGACTTTGAAGGTGATCAGACTTATACCGAGAAAGTCGGTCATAACTTTACCCTCAATGAAAGTTTTGAAACGGTGCATTCAACTCACTACGATGCCCTACTTATCCCTGGTGGTCGTGCCCCTGAATACTTAAGACTTAACGCTCAGGTGATTAGCTTAGTTCAAGCTTTCTATCATGATGCCAAGCCCATCGCGGCTATCTGTCACGGAGCTCAATTACTCACTGCCGCTAAAGTTATAGAGGGTGAAAATATTTCTGCTTATCCTGCCTGCGCACCTGAAGTGGTGCTAGCTGGTGCCAATTATGTTGATCTCGCCATGGATCAAGCCATCACATCCGGACAGTTTGTTACCGCGCCAGCTTGGCCGGCACATCCTGCGTGGTTGTCTCAATTTAATCAGCAACTTACTCAGTAA
- a CDS encoding Fe(3+) ABC transporter substrate-binding protein, which yields MKKLLTLSALACATLAPTAMAAEEVNVYSYRQPFLVEPMFNEFTKETGIKVNVKFAKKGLAEKLAQEGEYSPADVILTVDISRLSDLTEKGLVQSVNSDILEKNIPAQYQDTDNEWFALTTRTRSVYSSRDRVGKLGDDFTYADLAKPEFKGKICTRSGKHPYNVSLVSAMIAENGEAATKEWLEGVKANLARKPQGNDRAQVKAIKEGLCDVSLGNSYYLGKMVNDKEQKAWADAVYINFPNQNTTGTHVNISGMAMAKYSPNKENAVKLMEFLAGDTAQSMYAEVNYEYPVKADVKPSELVASWGEFKADKISLDKIADQHEAAIKLLDEVKFDL from the coding sequence ATGAAAAAGCTGTTAACTCTTTCTGCACTAGCTTGTGCAACTCTAGCCCCAACAGCAATGGCTGCTGAAGAGGTGAACGTATACTCTTACCGTCAACCTTTCTTAGTTGAGCCTATGTTCAACGAGTTCACTAAAGAAACCGGCATTAAAGTAAACGTAAAGTTTGCTAAAAAAGGCTTGGCTGAAAAGCTTGCTCAAGAAGGTGAATACAGCCCAGCAGACGTAATTCTGACTGTAGACATCAGCCGTCTTTCTGACCTGACTGAGAAAGGCTTGGTTCAATCAGTTAACAGCGACATTCTAGAAAAGAATATCCCAGCACAATACCAAGATACGGATAACGAGTGGTTTGCACTAACAACTCGAACTCGTAGTGTTTACTCATCGCGCGACCGTGTTGGTAAACTAGGCGATGATTTCACTTACGCAGATCTAGCTAAACCTGAGTTCAAAGGTAAAATTTGTACTCGCAGCGGTAAGCACCCTTACAACGTTTCTTTAGTATCAGCGATGATTGCAGAAAACGGTGAAGCGGCAACTAAAGAGTGGCTAGAAGGCGTAAAAGCCAACCTAGCACGTAAACCTCAAGGTAACGACCGCGCGCAAGTGAAAGCGATTAAAGAAGGCCTATGTGACGTTTCTCTAGGTAACAGCTACTACCTAGGTAAGATGGTAAACGACAAAGAGCAAAAAGCTTGGGCTGATGCGGTTTACATTAACTTCCCTAACCAGAATACGACAGGTACGCACGTAAATATCTCTGGTATGGCTATGGCTAAGTACTCGCCAAACAAAGAAAACGCAGTGAAACTGATGGAGTTCCTTGCAGGTGATACAGCGCAAAGCATGTACGCTGAAGTGAACTACGAATACCCTGTAAAAGCAGACGTGAAGCCATCAGAGCTAGTTGCTTCATGGGGTGAGTTTAAAGCAGACAAGATTTCTCTAGACAAGATCGCTGACCAACACGAAGCAGCAATCAAGCTACTAGATGAAGTGAAGTTTGACCTTTAA
- a CDS encoding ribbon-helix-helix domain-containing protein produces the protein MCEIYSGTEVELFELKTKSVRIDGVVTSVRLEAVFWKVIDDIATEANISVAEFLTRIYQEVIEKRGEVGNFTSLLRVACTTYLNGGQRISL, from the coding sequence ATGTGTGAGATTTATTCTGGGACAGAAGTGGAATTGTTTGAGCTTAAAACCAAATCTGTGCGTATTGATGGAGTCGTCACCAGTGTACGACTGGAAGCGGTATTTTGGAAAGTGATTGATGATATCGCGACCGAAGCAAACATCAGCGTTGCCGAATTTCTTACCCGCATTTATCAAGAAGTGATCGAAAAACGAGGTGAAGTGGGTAACTTCACCTCGTTATTGCGTGTCGCCTGCACTACTTATCTCAATGGTGGGCAGCGTATTTCTCTGTAG
- a CDS encoding ABC transporter ATP-binding protein, with product MSCALSINNLTCKYDQQTTILKELSLQVEQGEIICLLGASGCGKTTLLKAIAGLLPLSSGSMTLNGMTIDDGENWMPPEQRNIGMIFQDYALFPHLTVEQNVAFGLRELSAAEQKAKVTEMLELVHLEQYGERYPHQLSGGQQQRVAIARSLAYKPDLLLLDEPFSNIDTQVRHELIGEIRKIFKQQGVTAIFVTHSREEAFAFADKMAVMNHGVIEQYGTASELYYQPSSKFVADFLGGGSYLSAKRISETEFDTELGVIEATAQQPIELDGVCELLLRPQHVQINAAEESGVKVTEQQFMGDHCRYVISANGHKLFASSSEALEIGQMVSVKVETQGVLAF from the coding sequence ATGAGCTGTGCACTTTCTATAAATAATCTGACCTGCAAATATGATCAGCAGACGACCATTTTAAAAGAGCTTTCTTTGCAAGTAGAGCAAGGTGAGATCATTTGTCTGTTGGGGGCAAGTGGTTGTGGTAAAACTACTTTGCTAAAAGCGATCGCGGGTTTATTACCGCTTAGTTCTGGTTCAATGACGCTTAACGGCATGACCATCGATGATGGTGAAAACTGGATGCCGCCAGAGCAGCGTAATATCGGCATGATTTTTCAAGATTATGCGCTATTCCCTCACTTGACCGTCGAGCAAAACGTGGCGTTTGGCTTACGAGAGTTGAGTGCTGCGGAGCAGAAAGCGAAAGTAACCGAGATGCTCGAGTTAGTCCATTTAGAGCAGTATGGTGAGCGCTATCCTCATCAACTGTCGGGTGGTCAGCAGCAGCGTGTTGCGATAGCTCGTTCGTTGGCTTACAAGCCAGATTTACTGCTGTTAGATGAGCCGTTTTCCAATATCGACACGCAGGTTCGGCATGAGCTGATTGGTGAAATTCGTAAAATTTTCAAACAACAAGGCGTGACCGCAATCTTCGTAACGCACAGCCGTGAAGAGGCGTTTGCCTTTGCCGATAAGATGGCAGTAATGAATCACGGTGTGATTGAACAGTACGGGACCGCGAGTGAGCTCTATTACCAGCCATCAAGTAAGTTTGTTGCTGATTTCTTGGGTGGTGGCAGTTACTTAAGTGCCAAACGTATTTCAGAAACGGAGTTTGATACGGAGCTTGGTGTCATTGAAGCAACCGCGCAGCAGCCAATTGAGTTGGATGGCGTATGTGAATTATTGCTAAGACCTCAGCATGTACAAATTAATGCCGCTGAAGAAAGTGGCGTTAAGGTAACAGAACAGCAGTTTATGGGTGACCATTGCCGCTATGTCATTAGTGCCAATGGGCACAAACTGTTTGCTAGCTCTTCAGAAGCGCTAGAGATTGGTCAAATGGTGTCAGTTAAGGTGGAAACACAAGGCGTGTTAGCCTTTTAA